GACCCAGTTTTTGCGCAGCGAACGCTGCCATGCTCCTCGTGTTTGTCGCCGAACTGACGTTTCGCGCCGCAACGGGCGTCGTTGTGAAGAACGGCTGGGCAAATCGCAACGGCGTTACCTTCCCACCGCGCGGCTTGCCCGCCTTTGATGAACCTGCCTTCTTGGCCATTTGAATTCTCTCCCGGAACAGGATTTTCGAGCTGTAGCACCCGCCATGGACCTGAAAATTATGGTCTTGAAAATTATGGTCCTGAAAATATTGCCCACCAGCCTGCCGAGGCACCGCTGAACGGGCCGCAATTTCGGCAGTCAACTTCTCCGCCGAAGCAAATCCGCGTCAGCACCCTCGGAGCAGAAAAAACGTCATGGATCGGAAGCGCGCGCCTCCGGCTCATTCATTCAAGCGCCGAAGCGATCCAATACTGCAACCCTTGATTGATAACTCGATCTTGCGGTAATGTCTAGGACGGCATGGCGCGATCAACCGGCGGAAAATGTCGGCTGTACATCTCGAGCGGAATGGACGCTGTTCGATCAGGCCATCGGGCGCCGGCCAGCAGCGAGTGCCAAGTTCAGGCCATACGCACCGGCAGCCGCGAGCCCACCGGCATCAGTTCGTAGGGCGGTTGCCAGCCCGGTAGCGCCGCGAGGCGCTCGCGCCAGGCATGGAGCGCCGGAAAATCCGCCGCGATGTCGAAGCCGGTTTCCTCCTTGGGGTAATACACATATCCCGCCAGGGAAAAATCCACGATGGTCGGCTTGTCGCCGAGCATGAAGGCGCGATCGGCGAGATGTTTTTCGGCGATTGCGAAGCTCGCTTCAGTGCGCGAGCGCAGGAACGACAGGATGGCCGGATGCACCGGCTCCGGCATGAATGACCTCTGAAACCGGTGCATCGCATGGTTGTTCGTGAACTTGTGATTATCGAACATGATCCAGCGCAAGGCCTCGTATCGCTGGTCAGCGGCTGGCGCAAACTTGCCGGTGGTTTCCGCGAGCCAGATCAGGATCGCGCCCGACTGCGACATGAGCTGCCCGTCGACTTCGAGCACCGGGACCTCGCCCATCGCGTTCGTAGTTGCCCGCCAGCCTGGATCGCGGGTCTGGCCGCCGGCAAAATCCACCCCCACCGGCTCCCAGTCGAGGCCGGCGCAATTCATATAGAGCGCCAGCTTGTACGAGTTGCCGGAGGCGCCAATGCAATGAAGCCGGTAGCGCGCCATTACGTCACGCGAACTTCGGCTCTACCACCGTCTCACCCATCAGCCTTGCGCGCTCGGTGTTCGGCCAGAGCAGCAGCAGCCCGAGCAGCCCCGACGCCGCCATCACCACCGCGTTGATGGTGAAGCCGGTCATGTAGCCGTCGAGCGGCACCGCCGCATTCTGGATCACGACGCCCATCACCGACGGCGCAATCATCCCCGCCAGCGTATAGATCGCGCCATAGATCGCGATCACGGCGCCGCGCTGCCGGACCGGCGTGAATTCGCCGAGCATCGGCGGGCACACGACGTAGATCGATCCGCACAGCCCGGAGCCGACCACGAGGAACGCGATCTGCAACCCTGCACCGTCGACATGCGGCATCACCGCAAGGATCAATCCACCAATGATCAGCGGAACAGATCCGAGCACGCCGCGCGCGCCGCGCGTGGTGTAGCCACGCGTCAACATCACCTGCGATATCCACCCCGTCAGCAGCACGATGGCCGCGCCGAACACCCAGGGCAGAACGGAAATCCAGCCCGCGTCCTTTTGCGAGAAACCTAATCCCTTGACGATGAACGGCGTGAACCAGGTCAATCCGAGCGACAGCGCCCAATAGGCGCCGAAGGTCGCGGCGCAACAGCCGATAAACGTCCGCGAGGTCAGAAGCTGGAAATAGGGAACGCGCGGATCGGCGGTGGCCATCGCAACCGTTTGCACCAGCGGGCCCTCTTTGCCCATCACGAGCCATGCCACGGTCCACATCAGGCCGACCACGCCGAGCGCGCCGAACGCATAGTGCCAGC
This portion of the Bradyrhizobium sp. AZCC 2262 genome encodes:
- a CDS encoding glutathione S-transferase family protein, which gives rise to MARYRLHCIGASGNSYKLALYMNCAGLDWEPVGVDFAGGQTRDPGWRATTNAMGEVPVLEVDGQLMSQSGAILIWLAETTGKFAPAADQRYEALRWIMFDNHKFTNNHAMHRFQRSFMPEPVHPAILSFLRSRTEASFAIAEKHLADRAFMLGDKPTIVDFSLAGYVYYPKEETGFDIAADFPALHAWRERLAALPGWQPPYELMPVGSRLPVRMA
- a CDS encoding MFS transporter; translation: MTAQPTPKGAWKITFLLFLFMLVNFADKIVVGLAGAPIMDELKLSPEQFGFLGSSFFFLFSISAIVVGFIVNRIDTRWVLLVMAVIWSLAQFPMVGTVSFTTLLISRIILGAGEGPAFSVAAHAIYKWFPDEKRTLPTAILSQGSAFGVILAVPALNWIIVNHSWHYAFGALGVVGLMWTVAWLVMGKEGPLVQTVAMATADPRVPYFQLLTSRTFIGCCAATFGAYWALSLGLTWFTPFIVKGLGFSQKDAGWISVLPWVFGAAIVLLTGWISQVMLTRGYTTRGARGVLGSVPLIIGGLILAVMPHVDGAGLQIAFLVVGSGLCGSIYVVCPPMLGEFTPVRQRGAVIAIYGAIYTLAGMIAPSVMGVVIQNAAVPLDGYMTGFTINAVVMAASGLLGLLLLWPNTERARLMGETVVEPKFA